The Streptomyces sp. SS1-1 genome has a segment encoding these proteins:
- the tsaE gene encoding tRNA (adenosine(37)-N6)-threonylcarbamoyltransferase complex ATPase subunit type 1 TsaE — protein sequence MEAPAAPHNAGDLQLTVTSPEQMRELGRRLAKLLRAGDLLMLSGELGAGKTTLTRGLGEGLGVRGAVTSPTFVIARVHPSLGDGPPLVHVDAYRLSGGLDEMEDLDLDVSLPESVVVVEWGEGKVEELTEERLQVVIHRAVGDTTDEVRQVTVTGLGARWAAADLSVLSA from the coding sequence ATGGAAGCACCAGCAGCACCGCACAACGCGGGTGACCTTCAGCTGACCGTCACCTCCCCCGAGCAGATGCGGGAACTCGGCCGGCGACTCGCCAAGCTGCTGCGCGCCGGCGACCTCCTGATGCTCAGCGGGGAGCTCGGCGCGGGCAAGACGACGCTGACCCGGGGGCTCGGCGAGGGCCTGGGGGTCCGGGGCGCGGTGACGTCCCCGACCTTCGTGATCGCCCGGGTCCACCCGTCGCTCGGCGACGGCCCGCCGCTCGTCCACGTCGACGCCTACCGGCTGTCCGGCGGCCTGGACGAGATGGAGGACCTCGACCTGGACGTCTCGCTGCCCGAGTCGGTCGTCGTCGTGGAGTGGGGCGAGGGCAAGGTCGAGGAGCTGACCGAGGAGCGGCTCCAGGTCGTGATCCACCGGGCCGTCGGCGACACCACCGACGAGGTGCGGCAGGTGACGGTGACCGGGCTCGGCGCGCGCTGGGCGGCCGCGGACCTCAGCGTGCTGTCCGCCTGA